The Coffea arabica cultivar ET-39 chromosome 9c, Coffea Arabica ET-39 HiFi, whole genome shotgun sequence nucleotide sequence taattaggtaatagtatgattatagtatcatatgattatagtatccacttgtgtatatatatatttgtatattgtgtagtccaaagtgaaatagaagaaaagtattttttctctccatttttcttagtttacatggtatcagagcccgtCTAGGGTTCTGGGAAAAATACCACCTTTGCTTCTTGTCAATTCCAACCTTAATTGCTGGTTCCTTTCTTATTCTCTCCAGCCTTCATTGCTGTTCCTGTTACTATACATTTTTCCCCCCTTCTATTCAATCATGGCGGATGCTACATCCTCAACGCGGCAATTGTCTTCAACTATGGAAGAAGAACAAAGTATACGGAACACAACAGAGCTTCAAAACATCCAGGCAGCATATAgactaaatgaaaaaaattatttgaagtgGTCTCAATTGGTTCGAACATTcctgaaaggaaaaagaaagttgaGTCATCTATTGGAAATAGCACCGGATAGTGAAACGGCGGGGTTTGAAGCATGGGAACAAGAGGATTCAATGATCATGTCTTGGTTATGGAATTCCATGATTCCTGAAATCAGCGATACATGTATGTTTCTTCCTACAGCAAAGGCAATTTGGGATGCCCTTCATCAGACATATTCCAAGGTTAATGATGCAGCTCTTATCTATGACATCAAGACAAAGACAACTGGAGCAAAACAAGGGACAAAAACAGTGACGGAGTATGCCAATTTTCTGCAAAACCAGTGGCAGGAACTGGATTATTACAGGGCACTTGATTTGAACTGTAGCAAATGTGCAGTGTTTATCAAGAAGTTCATAG carries:
- the LOC140014271 gene encoding uncharacterized protein, which encodes MADATSSTRQLSSTMEEEQSIRNTTELQNIQAAYRLNEKNYLKWSQLVRTFLKGKRKLSHLLEIAPDSETAGFEAWEQEDSMIMSWLWNSMIPEISDTCMFLPTAKAIWDALHQTYSKVNDAALIYDIKTKTTGAKQGTKTVTEYANFLQNQWQELDYYRALDLNCSKCAVFIKKFIERDRVYDFLAGLNSKFDFVRIQILGRPEFPSLIEAISQVRGEESRRGIMLELPSIENSALLSSKSQRLVLNKVAADKTNQTSGPKNREELWCTYCKKPRHTIDQCWKLHGNYPLVNGDKKVASKGRLICQFKIQLK